The DNA window ATCCCGCCGACGCCCGAGGCGACGACCGGGGTGCCGCACGCCATCGCCTCGATCGGGACGATGCCGAAGGGCTCGTAGGCGGGCACGGCGAGCAGCAGGTGCGCCCCTCGCAGCAGCCGGGCGGCGCGGGCCGGGTCGACGCGGCCGACGAAGCGCACCCGGTCGGCGACGCCGAGCGCGGCGGCGTGCGCGCGCAGGCGCTGCACGTCGGGGTCGTAGTCGAGCGCCTCGGCGGCCGGTCCGCCGGCCACGACGAGCTCGGCGCCGGGCAGCAGCGCCAGGGCCTCCACCGCGGTGTGCACGCCCTTGCGCTCGACCAGCCGCCCGAGGCAGAGCAGCCTGGTCCGCGCCTCGGCGCTCCACGCGTCCTCGGCCGGGCCGGCGGGATGGAACACGGCGGTGTCGACCCCGCAGGGCACGACGTGGAGCCGGTCGGCGACCGCCCCGAGCGCGAGCAGCTCGGAGATCTCGTCGCGGCAGGTCGCCACGACCGCGTCGACGCCGGCGAGCAGCCGCGACTCGTGAGCGGCGCGCTCGGCCGGGCTCGTGTCCCGGGAGCCCTGGTGGCGCCGCTTCACGACGCCGAGCGCGTGGAAGGTCTGCGCGAGCGGCGGGGCGGCGGGCAGCGTACGCAGCGCCGCCTCGGCCGCGACCCCCGACATCCAGAAGTGGGCGTGCACGACGTCGGGGCGCTCGCGCGCCCACCCGCGCGCGAGCCAGGCGCCCATCTCGGGCATGTAGGGCAGCAGCGCGTCCTTGCCGAGCGCCTCCGGCGGGCCCGCCGGCACGTGCACGACCTCGACGCCAGGCGCGAAGGGCACCCGCTCGGGCAGGTCAGCGGCGTCGCGGCGGGTGTAGACGCGTACGTCGTGGCCACGTCGCGCGAGCGCCGTGGACAGCGCCGCGACGTGGACGTTCTGGCCGCCCGCGTCCTCGCCGCCGAGCACCGCCAGCGGGCTGGCGTGCTCAGAGACCATGGCGATGCGCATCAGACCACCTCCGCCAGCAGGGCGTCCCAGTCGGCGAGGAAGCGCTCGAGCGAGAAGTGCGCGAGCACGTGCTCGCGGGCGAGCTTCCCGGCCTGGGCCGCCGCAGCCGGGTCCGCGAGCAGGTCGCGCGCCGCGCCCGCGAGGGCGCGTACGTCGCTCGACACCAGCCCAGCCCCCGCCGGCACGGCCTCGGGCGCGGCGGTCGCGGCCAGCACGAGCACCGGCGAGCCGAGCACCATCGCCTCGAGCAGCGAGAGGCCCAGGCTGGTCCAGCGGTAGGTGTGCAGGTAGGCGCGGTGGCTGGCCATGCGCAGGTGCAGGCCGGCCTGCGTCAGGTTCTCGTGCAGCCCGCTGGCGAAGGCCGGCTCCCTGTCGACCAGCGCGTCGGTGCCCATGCCGTAGACGTCGACCGG is part of the Motilibacter peucedani genome and encodes:
- a CDS encoding glycosyltransferase; its protein translation is MRIAMVSEHASPLAVLGGEDAGGQNVHVAALSTALARRGHDVRVYTRRDAADLPERVPFAPGVEVVHVPAGPPEALGKDALLPYMPEMGAWLARGWARERPDVVHAHFWMSGVAAEAALRTLPAAPPLAQTFHALGVVKRRHQGSRDTSPAERAAHESRLLAGVDAVVATCRDEISELLALGAVADRLHVVPCGVDTAVFHPAGPAEDAWSAEARTRLLCLGRLVERKGVHTAVEALALLPGAELVVAGGPAAEALDYDPDVQRLRAHAAALGVADRVRFVGRVDPARAARLLRGAHLLLAVPAYEPFGIVPIEAMACGTPVVASGVGGMLDTVLPGVTGLHVPPGDPSAVAAAVSRALADAGWLHAAGRAGARRVRDHYTWDSVAAATEAVYARLLEPARPTATSQGRPPVTTYTSLSDHLDDLARGLTDLAAQSDEIDRWGEQLASCLDGGRLLVAGNGGSAAEAQHLTAELVGRFEGERRPLSAIVLHGDTSATTAISNDYGADEVFARQVEAHGRPGDVLLLLSTSGRSSNLLAAATRARACGVAVWALTGPRPNPLAELADRVLSVDAASVSSIQEGHLVAVHALCAAVERSLARLDEVDLREVADGVLPPAGARR